In Buchnera aphidicola (Macrosiphum gaurae), the following proteins share a genomic window:
- the rpsB gene encoding 30S ribosomal protein S2, translating into MEMVSMRDMLKAGVHFGHQTRYWNPKMKPFIFGTRNRVHIINLEKTLPMFNFALSELKKISLRKGRILFVGTKRAARKAIKEAAINCEQFYVNHRWLGGMLTNWKTVRQSIKRLKDLEIESKDGTFSKLTKKEVLIRSRELCKLENSLGGIKNMGGLPDCLFVIDAAHENIAIKEANNLGIPVFAIVDTNSNPDGVDYIIPGNDDAIRSVNLYLQSVASIISKTNKQNLSDKTLIHCKNNLDIE; encoded by the coding sequence ATGGAGATGGTATCAATGCGCGATATGTTAAAAGCAGGAGTTCATTTCGGACACCAAACACGTTATTGGAATCCAAAAATGAAACCCTTTATTTTTGGAACTCGTAATCGAGTACATATTATTAACTTAGAAAAAACTCTTCCAATGTTTAATTTTGCTCTTTCTGAATTAAAAAAAATTTCTTTAAGAAAAGGAAGAATATTATTTGTAGGTACTAAAAGGGCTGCAAGAAAAGCAATAAAAGAAGCGGCTATTAATTGTGAACAATTTTATGTAAATCATCGTTGGTTAGGTGGAATGCTGACAAATTGGAAAACAGTTAGGCAATCTATAAAACGTTTAAAAGATCTAGAAATAGAATCAAAAGATGGCACATTTTCTAAGTTAACTAAAAAAGAAGTTTTAATAAGATCGCGAGAATTGTGTAAATTAGAGAATAGTCTGGGTGGCATCAAAAATATGGGCGGATTACCTGATTGTTTATTTGTTATTGATGCTGCACATGAAAATATTGCAATTAAAGAGGCTAATAATTTAGGTATTCCCGTATTTGCTATTGTTGATACTAATTCCAATCCTGATGGAGTAGATTATATTATACCCGGTAACGATGATGCTATTCGATCAGTAAATCTATATTTACAATCTGTAGCATCTATTATTTCTAAAACAAATAAGCAAAATTTATCAGATAAAACATTAATTCATTGCAAAAATAATTTAGATATCGAATAA
- the map gene encoding type I methionyl aminopeptidase — MSCIIKTASEIKKMRISGKLAAEVLETIEKYLQPKISTEDINQICHDYIVHKKKAVSACLGYHGFPKSICISINDVVCHGIPNEKQVFKEGDIVNIDVSIIKDHYHGDTSKMFFIGKPSILSKRLCEVAQKSLYLALKIVQPGIPLYKIGEIIQNYVENNNFSVVKEYCGHGIGRNFHEEPHVLHYKNKENNIILEEGMIFTIEPMINAGNSQVRCMKDGWTIKTKDRSLSAQYEHTILVTKYGCDILTWRKDEDIPSKLTNI, encoded by the coding sequence ATGAGTTGTATAATTAAAACAGCATCAGAAATTAAAAAAATGCGAATATCTGGAAAATTAGCAGCTGAAGTATTGGAAACGATAGAAAAATATCTTCAACCAAAAATAAGCACAGAAGATATTAACCAAATTTGTCATGATTATATTGTTCATAAAAAAAAAGCTGTTTCAGCATGTTTAGGGTATCATGGTTTTCCTAAATCGATCTGCATTTCTATTAATGATGTAGTATGTCATGGAATCCCCAATGAAAAACAAGTTTTCAAAGAAGGAGATATAGTTAACATAGATGTTTCAATTATTAAAGATCACTATCATGGTGATACTTCAAAAATGTTTTTTATAGGCAAACCGAGCATTTTATCTAAACGTTTATGTGAAGTAGCTCAAAAAAGCCTGTATTTAGCTTTAAAAATAGTTCAACCAGGCATACCACTATATAAAATCGGTGAGATTATTCAAAATTATGTTGAAAACAATAATTTTTCTGTCGTAAAAGAATATTGTGGTCATGGTATTGGGCGTAATTTTCATGAAGAACCTCACGTATTACATTATAAAAATAAAGAAAATAATATTATTTTAGAAGAAGGAATGATTTTTACTATTGAACCAATGATTAATGCTGGGAATTCTCAAGTAAGATGCATGAAAGATGGGTGGACCATCAAAACTAAAGATCGTTCTTTATCAGCTCAATATGAACATACTATATTAGTAACGAAGTATGGATGTGATATTTTAACATGGCGAAAAGATGAAGATATTCCTTCAAAATTAACTAATATTTAA
- the fabZ gene encoding 3-hydroxyacyl-ACP dehydratase FabZ, translating into MNIVNNTLNIKKILKILPHRYPFLLIDQVIKFEKFKYLQAIKNCTVNEPYFQGHFPNEPIFPGVLIVEAMAQAAGILIHKSLGKLNINKLYHFVGIDNTRFKKIVIPGDQMFIEVTILKSNKNILVFKNIALVNNNIICKSDIRFAKKYLF; encoded by the coding sequence TTGAACATTGTAAACAATACATTAAATATTAAAAAAATCTTAAAAATTTTACCTCATCGTTATCCTTTTTTGCTAATTGATCAAGTTATCAAATTCGAAAAATTTAAATATTTACAAGCAATAAAAAACTGTACCGTAAATGAACCTTATTTTCAAGGCCACTTTCCAAATGAACCTATTTTTCCTGGAGTATTAATTGTTGAAGCTATGGCTCAAGCAGCAGGTATTCTGATACATAAAAGTTTAGGTAAATTAAATATAAATAAATTATATCATTTTGTAGGTATAGATAATACTCGTTTTAAGAAAATCGTGATTCCTGGAGACCAAATGTTTATAGAGGTTACTATTTTGAAATCTAATAAAAATATTTTAGTTTTTAAAAATATAGCTTTAGTAAATAATAATATTATTTGCAAATCTGACATTAGATTTGCTAAAAAATATTTATTTTAA
- the tsf gene encoding translation elongation factor Ts translates to MTNNNISACLIKKLRSRTGAGFLECKRALLKENGNIELAIDNLRKSGQLIAEKKVNNTTNQGAIFSKIQNNSGVMLELNCETDFVAKDHSFICLGKDIILKALEKKIKDINQLKYMFESKRTDLVLKVGENINIRRFCYIEGENIFSYLHGIRIGVLVSAGPLNKIILKNIAMHIAASKPEYLNPENVSSSVFKREYEIQSELARNLKKPPHLLKKIIDGRMSKFINNISLTGQNFIIDPTKKVGDILKEHHSYITSFIRFELGENILK, encoded by the coding sequence ATGACAAACAATAATATTAGTGCTTGTCTTATTAAAAAACTGAGATCTCGTACAGGAGCAGGTTTTTTAGAATGCAAACGAGCATTGTTAAAAGAAAATGGAAATATCGAGTTAGCTATTGATAATTTACGTAAGTCAGGTCAATTGATTGCTGAAAAAAAAGTAAATAATACTACTAATCAAGGTGCGATTTTTTCAAAAATTCAAAATAATAGCGGCGTTATGCTTGAATTAAACTGTGAAACTGATTTTGTTGCTAAAGATCATTCATTTATTTGTTTAGGAAAAGATATTATATTAAAAGCATTAGAAAAAAAAATTAAAGATATTAATCAATTAAAATATATGTTCGAATCAAAAAGAACAGATTTAGTTTTAAAAGTAGGCGAAAATATTAATATACGTCGTTTTTGTTATATTGAAGGTGAAAATATTTTTTCCTATCTTCATGGAATTCGAATTGGTGTGTTAGTTAGTGCAGGTCCTTTAAATAAAATCATATTAAAAAATATTGCAATGCATATAGCTGCAAGTAAACCAGAATATTTAAATCCAGAAAATGTATCTAGTTCAGTCTTTAAACGTGAATATGAAATTCAGTCAGAATTAGCACGTAATCTTAAAAAACCACCACATTTATTAAAAAAAATTATCGATGGTAGAATGAGTAAATTCATTAATAATATATCTTTAACAGGTCAAAATTTTATTATAGATCCGACAAAAAAAGTAGGAGATATTTTAAAGGAACATCACTCGTATATTACATCATTTATTAGATTTGAATTAGGTGAAAATATCCTTAAATAA
- the pyrH gene encoding UMP kinase: MSRNKKFIYRRILLKISGEVLQGVNKFGIDINSLKRIAKEIESVVKIGIQVGLVIGSGNLFRGAQLSKLGLNRVASDHIGILSTVINSLAMKDTINSISSIKTCLMSAVPLNGICEIYSFERAIHLLSNNFIIIFAAGTGNPFFTTDSAACLRGIETESDIILKGTKVDGVYSQDPKKDEHAILYRKLTYKDVLKKELKVMDLAAFTLARDYHLPIRVFNINKPGSLYRIIMGNNEGTLITK, translated from the coding sequence ATGTCTAGGAATAAGAAATTTATATATCGACGTATTTTGTTGAAAATAAGTGGAGAAGTATTACAAGGAGTTAACAAATTTGGAATTGATATAAATTCTTTAAAACGAATAGCAAAAGAAATTGAATCTGTAGTAAAAATTGGAATTCAAGTAGGTTTAGTGATTGGAAGTGGTAATTTATTTCGTGGTGCACAATTATCTAAATTAGGTCTTAATCGAGTAGCCTCCGATCATATTGGCATATTGTCAACAGTTATTAATAGTTTAGCAATGAAAGATACAATTAATTCCATTTCTTCTATTAAGACTTGTTTAATGTCTGCAGTACCATTAAATGGTATTTGTGAAATATACAGTTTTGAACGAGCAATACATTTATTATCTAATAATTTTATTATTATTTTTGCTGCTGGAACAGGTAATCCTTTTTTTACAACTGATTCAGCTGCTTGTTTGCGAGGTATTGAGACAGAATCTGATATTATTTTGAAAGGTACTAAGGTTGACGGAGTATATTCACAAGATCCCAAAAAAGATGAGCATGCTATTTTATATAGAAAATTAACATATAAAGATGTCCTTAAAAAAGAACTAAAAGTCATGGACTTAGCCGCTTTCACACTTGCTCGAGATTATCATTTACCTATCCGAGTTTTTAATATAAACAAACCTGGATCTTTATATCGTATTATAATGGGTAATAATGAAGGTACTCTTATTACTAAATAA
- the uppS gene encoding polyprenyl diphosphate synthase: MERKSSLEYNEKNHKYNPRHVAIIMDGNGRWANKKGKMRIFGHKEGFKAVKEAIRFSIINDLKILTLYAFSSENWNRPLFEIKSLMELFYYALESEIKNLKKYNIRLKVIGDITYFNKKLQKSIRNAEQITSNNNGLILNIAANYGGRWDIIQSIKKIICKVQKGILNINNIQEKTFSEYLSTSKLLPVDLVIRTGGEKRISNFLLWQIAYSELYFTDVLWPDFNHYVFQQAIDAFISRERRFGGCKKNEKQ, from the coding sequence ATGGAGCGTAAATCCTCATTAGAATATAATGAAAAAAATCATAAATATAATCCTCGTCATGTAGCAATTATTATGGATGGAAATGGACGATGGGCTAATAAAAAAGGCAAAATGCGTATTTTTGGTCATAAAGAAGGTTTTAAAGCGGTGAAAGAAGCAATAAGATTTTCTATTATAAATGATTTAAAAATATTGACATTGTATGCTTTTAGCAGCGAAAATTGGAATCGTCCATTATTTGAAATTAAATCTTTAATGGAGCTATTTTATTACGCATTAGAGAGTGAAATTAAAAATTTGAAAAAATATAATATTAGATTGAAAGTTATTGGTGATATAACATATTTTAATAAAAAATTACAAAAGAGTATTCGTAATGCAGAACAAATAACCTCAAATAATAATGGTCTAATTTTAAATATAGCTGCAAATTATGGTGGAAGGTGGGATATTATTCAAAGTATTAAGAAGATTATTTGCAAAGTTCAAAAAGGGATCTTAAATATAAATAATATTCAAGAGAAAACTTTTTCCGAATACTTATCAACTAGTAAACTACTTCCAGTAGATTTAGTTATTAGAACAGGAGGAGAAAAAAGAATTAGTAATTTTCTATTATGGCAAATAGCTTACTCTGAATTATATTTTACTGATGTTTTATGGCCTGATTTTAATCATTATGTTTTTCAACAGGCTATAGATGCTTTTATATCTCGTGAACGTCGTTTTGGAGGATGTAAAAAAAATGAGAAACAATAA
- the bamA gene encoding outer membrane protein assembly factor BamA, with the protein MLIKNFLIAFLMFFSVVVCAKDKFLVKDIQFKGLRNFSQNEALKNIVFSIGNQISQYDVQNSIKSLFKTGKLEDIKVVFSKNTIIFNIKEKPVISNIVISGNHIVNCSILDKYLEKLNIKKGRFFNDFFIKIFIKTIEDFYHHIGRYKSNIKILKNFSENNTVNLKILINEGMPIKINSIKVFGIQDFPKEKVMSLFKLKDHHAWWNFLEKCIYSPQELKNDLENLKYFYLNHGYFYFNIDNQKLDFLQDKNEVNITINISEGKKYRISNFFINGNLFPYQELIAKFITINRYEFYNKEKIDAITHRITRFLSENGYIDAQIIVEPKINHEKKTIVLDFNIDIKQRFFVKNIHFEGNEITQDKVLRREIKQIEGEYFNIKLVELGKKLLEKTKYFSDVEVIKKVNSDKLNQVDITYKVKEQPTGSINFGLGYGIDSGTSFNISFSQENMFGSGNALKASVIKNDNQKYADISMSYPYFFSNNADLNTRFFYNDFKYNFSSISNLIKKTYGFEGNLGLLINDSNKVNLGFGYTHNGINNKENTIDSSLLTKKLLDSMFLKNSLVEDFTINYSWIYDNLEYFYFPTSGNQIQISGKNTIPGSDNNFYKIMFDGQQYTPLNQEKNLIFLSHVYMGIGNIFNKEKLPFYENFHADSKNNIRGFRTNTIGPKTTYNREQLDDCVGYKNNNMCESIDSIGGNLTLVSNLELIVPCPFINKKYSKFLRASLFLDAGNIWNTQNDNAKNIDFFSFLEQNILNDIDSSVGFSLQWFSPIGPLVFSYAIPIQKNKNYQLEPFQFNIGKNW; encoded by the coding sequence ATGCTAATTAAAAATTTTCTTATAGCTTTTTTAATGTTTTTTAGTGTTGTAGTTTGTGCAAAGGATAAATTTTTAGTTAAAGATATTCAGTTTAAAGGATTAAGAAATTTTTCACAAAACGAAGCGTTAAAAAATATTGTTTTTAGTATCGGAAATCAAATATCGCAATATGATGTGCAAAACAGTATTAAATCTTTATTTAAAACAGGAAAATTGGAAGATATTAAAGTAGTGTTTTCAAAAAACACGATTATTTTCAATATTAAAGAAAAACCTGTTATCTCTAATATTGTTATTTCTGGTAACCATATTGTGAATTGTTCTATTTTAGATAAATACTTAGAAAAATTAAATATTAAAAAAGGAAGATTTTTTAATGATTTTTTTATTAAAATTTTTATCAAGACAATAGAAGATTTTTATCATCATATTGGAAGATATAAATCAAACATAAAAATATTAAAAAATTTTTCTGAAAATAATACTGTGAATTTAAAAATATTAATCAATGAAGGTATGCCAATAAAAATTAATAGTATAAAAGTATTTGGTATTCAAGATTTTCCTAAAGAAAAAGTCATGTCGTTATTTAAATTAAAAGATCATCATGCTTGGTGGAATTTTTTAGAAAAATGTATTTATTCCCCACAAGAATTAAAAAATGATTTAGAAAATTTAAAGTATTTTTATTTAAATCATGGATATTTTTATTTTAATATAGATAATCAGAAATTAGATTTTCTTCAGGATAAAAATGAAGTGAATATCACTATAAATATTTCTGAAGGAAAAAAGTATAGGATTTCAAATTTCTTTATCAATGGGAATTTATTTCCATATCAAGAATTAATTGCAAAGTTTATTACAATTAATCGTTATGAATTTTATAATAAAGAAAAAATTGATGCTATAACACATAGAATAACAAGATTTTTATCTGAAAATGGATATATTGATGCTCAAATTATAGTTGAGCCGAAAATTAATCATGAAAAAAAAACAATAGTATTAGATTTTAATATCGATATTAAACAACGTTTTTTTGTAAAAAATATTCATTTTGAAGGAAATGAAATAACTCAAGATAAAGTTTTACGTCGTGAAATCAAACAAATAGAAGGTGAATATTTCAATATAAAATTAGTGGAATTAGGTAAAAAATTACTAGAAAAAACAAAATATTTTAGTGATGTTGAAGTAATTAAAAAAGTAAATTCTGATAAACTGAATCAAGTTGATATTACTTATAAGGTAAAAGAACAACCTACTGGTTCTATAAATTTTGGACTGGGATATGGGATAGATAGCGGAACAAGTTTTAATATTTCTTTTTCCCAAGAAAACATGTTTGGTTCTGGAAATGCTTTAAAGGCTAGTGTTATTAAGAATGACAATCAAAAATATGCTGATATATCAATGAGTTATCCGTATTTTTTTTCTAATAATGCGGATTTAAACACTAGATTTTTTTATAACGATTTTAAATATAATTTTAGCAGCATTTCAAATCTTATAAAAAAAACTTATGGTTTTGAAGGCAATTTAGGGCTTTTAATTAATGATTCTAATAAAGTAAACTTGGGATTTGGATATACTCATAACGGTATTAACAATAAAGAAAATACAATCGATTCTTCTTTATTAACAAAAAAATTATTAGATTCAATGTTTTTAAAAAATAGTCTAGTAGAAGATTTTACTATAAATTACTCCTGGATTTACGATAATTTAGAATATTTTTATTTTCCTACTTCTGGTAATCAAATACAAATTAGTGGAAAAAATACTATTCCCGGATCTGATAATAACTTCTATAAAATAATGTTTGATGGACAGCAATATACTCCATTAAATCAAGAAAAAAATTTAATATTTTTAAGTCACGTCTATATGGGAATAGGTAACATTTTTAATAAAGAAAAACTTCCCTTTTATGAAAACTTTCATGCTGATAGCAAAAACAATATTCGTGGTTTCCGTACGAATACTATCGGTCCTAAAACAACATATAATCGTGAGCAGTTAGATGATTGTGTTGGATATAAAAATAATAATATGTGTGAATCAATTGATTCAATCGGTGGAAACTTAACTTTAGTTTCTAATTTAGAGCTTATTGTGCCTTGTCCTTTTATAAATAAAAAATATTCTAAATTTCTTCGTGCTTCTTTGTTTTTAGATGCTGGTAACATTTGGAATACACAAAATGATAATGCTAAAAATATTGATTTTTTTTCATTTTTAGAACAAAACATATTAAACGATATTGATTCATCAGTTGGTTTTTCATTGCAATGGTTTTCTCCGATTGGTCCATTAGTTTTTTCTTATGCAATTCCTATTCAAAAAAATAAAAATTATCAGTTGGAACCATTTCAATTTAATATTGGTAAAAATTGGTAA
- the dapD gene encoding 2,3,4,5-tetrahydropyridine-2,6-dicarboxylate N-succinyltransferase, which produces MQELKKIIEDAYENKNKININSDICKTIFYVIKLLNNGEIRISEKKDGNWITHEWLKKAILLYIYIKKSDFIKGNFTNYYDKIPLKYEEYDEKRFKQEKIRIVPPATIRYGAFINYNTVIMPSYINIGAYIDQGTMIDTWATIGSCAQIGKNVHISGGVGIGGVLEPLQNNPTIIEDNCFIGARSEIVEGVVVEKGCVISMGVFIGQSTKIYDRENGEIFYGRIPAHSVVVSGSLPSKNRNYNLYAAVIVKKVDLKTLKKTEINQLLRNIT; this is translated from the coding sequence ATGCAAGAATTAAAGAAAATAATTGAAGACGCTTATGAAAATAAGAATAAAATTAATATTAATAGTGATATTTGTAAAACTATTTTTTATGTTATTAAATTATTAAATAATGGAGAAATTAGGATTTCGGAAAAAAAAGATGGTAATTGGATTACACATGAATGGTTAAAAAAAGCAATTCTACTATATATTTATATAAAAAAAAGTGACTTTATAAAGGGTAATTTTACTAACTATTATGATAAAATTCCATTAAAATATGAAGAATATGATGAAAAAAGATTTAAACAAGAAAAAATACGCATAGTACCACCAGCAACTATAAGATATGGTGCGTTCATTAATTATAATACAGTAATCATGCCTTCTTATATAAATATAGGAGCATATATTGATCAAGGAACCATGATAGATACTTGGGCTACTATAGGTTCTTGCGCTCAAATTGGTAAAAATGTACATATATCTGGAGGAGTAGGTATAGGCGGTGTTTTAGAGCCACTACAAAATAACCCTACAATTATTGAAGATAACTGTTTTATTGGTGCTCGTTCCGAAATTGTAGAAGGAGTTGTTGTAGAAAAAGGATGTGTCATTTCTATGGGCGTATTTATTGGTCAAAGTACTAAAATTTATGATAGAGAAAACGGAGAAATTTTTTATGGGAGAATACCTGCCCATTCTGTTGTAGTTTCTGGAAGTTTACCGTCTAAAAATAGAAACTACAATCTTTATGCCGCTGTTATTGTAAAAAAAGTAGATTTAAAAACACTCAAAAAAACAGAAATCAATCAATTATTAAGAAATATAACATAA
- the frr gene encoding ribosome recycling factor: MINQINVHTQERMEKCIQTFQKNINNIKTGRAAPTLLHNIYIEYFGSKTSLRQVSNIIVEDSHTLKINVFDNSITSLISKAILNSNLDLNPIVNGKDIIIPIPPLTEERRKKLIKIIRNDAESSRVKIRNIRRDSNDKVKRLVKNKTISEDHEYISQTKIQTMTDEYIRKIDSILSKKEMELMKV, translated from the coding sequence GTGATTAATCAGATTAACGTACACACTCAGGAACGAATGGAGAAATGTATTCAAACGTTTCAAAAAAATATTAATAATATTAAAACTGGTCGAGCAGCTCCGACTTTGCTTCATAACATTTATATTGAATATTTTGGTTCTAAAACTTCATTGCGTCAAGTATCTAATATAATAGTCGAAGATTCTCATACTCTTAAAATTAATGTTTTTGATAATTCTATTACATCCTTAATCAGCAAAGCAATTTTAAATTCAAATCTTGATTTAAATCCAATTGTGAATGGTAAAGATATAATAATACCAATACCTCCGTTGACAGAAGAAAGAAGAAAAAAATTAATTAAAATTATTCGTAATGATGCTGAAAGCAGTCGTGTTAAAATTCGTAATATTCGTAGAGATTCAAATGATAAAGTCAAGAGACTTGTTAAAAATAAAACTATTAGTGAAGATCATGAATATATTTCTCAGACTAAAATACAAACCATGACAGATGAATACATTAGAAAAATAGATTCTATCTTATCTAAAAAAGAAATGGAACTTATGAAAGTTTAA
- the ispC gene encoding 1-deoxy-D-xylulose-5-phosphate reductoisomerase: MKKITILGSTGSIGISTLSIIQKNPNLFKVVALVANTNISTMLQQCELFTPDWVAMRDAKSAHILRKKLKHRKIKTQVLFGEKDICTLASLQEIDQVISAIVGVAGLLPTLSAIYAGKTILLANKESLITCGDLFMKAVASSGAKIIPIDSEHNAIFQVLPLEIQTNLGVASLKENSIKNLILTASGGPFYKFPSSDLSSITPDQACSHPNWFMGKKISVDSATMMNKGLEYAEARWLFNASGSEIKILIHPESIVHSMVQYCDGSLLAQLSVPDIRIAISYAMSWPNRICTEVNFLNFSKINKLSFFEPDFIQFPCLKLAIDSFSQGQSAMIVLNAVNEVAVSAFLNSKISFTKIYEINIEILMSSCFLEPNSIQDVLEIDRQARILAQKKVSSLVF; encoded by the coding sequence ATGAAAAAAATTACTATTTTAGGATCAACTGGTTCTATTGGTATTAGCACCTTATCTATTATTCAAAAAAATCCAAATTTATTTAAAGTAGTTGCTTTAGTTGCTAATACAAATATTTCTACTATGTTACAGCAATGTGAATTGTTTACTCCTGATTGGGTAGCAATGAGAGATGCAAAATCTGCTCATATATTAAGAAAAAAATTAAAACATAGAAAGATAAAAACTCAAGTTCTTTTTGGAGAAAAAGATATTTGTACATTAGCTTCATTGCAAGAGATAGACCAAGTTATATCTGCAATTGTTGGAGTAGCAGGTTTGTTACCAACACTATCTGCAATATATGCTGGAAAAACAATATTATTAGCTAATAAAGAATCTTTGATTACATGTGGTGATTTATTCATGAAAGCAGTTGCTTCAAGCGGTGCTAAAATTATTCCTATTGATAGTGAACACAATGCTATTTTTCAAGTCTTACCTTTAGAAATTCAAACAAATTTAGGTGTGGCCAGTTTAAAAGAAAATAGTATTAAAAATCTTATTTTAACTGCTTCTGGAGGACCATTTTATAAATTTCCTTCATCTGATTTATCTAGCATAACTCCAGATCAAGCATGTTCACATCCCAATTGGTTTATGGGAAAAAAAATTTCTGTAGATTCAGCAACTATGATGAATAAAGGTTTAGAATATGCTGAAGCAAGATGGTTATTTAATGCTTCAGGATCAGAAATTAAAATTTTAATTCATCCTGAATCAATAGTTCATTCTATGGTGCAATATTGTGATGGTTCTCTATTAGCACAATTATCAGTACCTGACATTAGAATTGCTATTTCGTATGCAATGTCTTGGCCCAATCGTATTTGTACAGAAGTTAATTTTTTAAATTTTTCTAAAATAAATAAGTTATCATTTTTCGAACCTGATTTTATTCAGTTTCCATGTTTAAAATTAGCTATTGATTCTTTTTCTCAAGGTCAATCTGCTATGATTGTTTTAAATGCTGTTAATGAAGTTGCTGTATCAGCTTTTCTTAATTCTAAAATTTCTTTTACTAAAATTTATGAGATAAACATTGAAATATTAATGTCTTCCTGTTTTTTAGAACCTAATTCTATTCAAGATGTTTTAGAAATCGATAGACAAGCAAGAATATTAGCTCAAAAAAAAGTTTCATCGTTAGTTTTTTAA